The genome window CGATGTTGGCCTTATGGCTGGAGATAAGATAATCAGAGCACACAGATCTGTCCTGGCAGCTGGTAGTGCCTATTTTAATGCAATGTTCACTGGGGGACTAGTGGAGGAGCAGCAAGAGCTCGTGGAAATTCACTCCATCTCCCCAAGTATTCTATCGATTCTCGTGGATTTTATCTACACGGGAAATGTTGATATTACTCAGGACAATGTGCAGGAGCTTTTTGCTGCTGCTGATATGCTGGAACTTGATGAGGCTGTTGCTGGGTGCATTGAGTATCTCGGGCAGCAACTGCATTATTCAAATGCTTTGGGAATTTATAGGTGAGGCGCGAGGATTGTTTGTGAAGGGAGTGCCCTTAGGGAGAAAGGTTAAATGAAATTGCGAAGGGGGAAATttcgtaagaaaaaaaattctctgggAGTATCTCCTCAAGGATATTCAAAtactctcattattttttcttcagtgaaATGCTTTTCTACCCTTGCAGTCGAATACCGGAGCTTTCAGCTGAGCCCCATTTACTTGTTAATTCAGGAATTGCTACAAGACATTAATACTTTTGCACTCATTATCCCACAGATTTGCTGAAGCTCATAATCGTTTGGAGTTGATGGAGACTGCCCTACGTTTCATTGAAGTTAATTTTCCTCAAGTATCGCAGGAGGAAGAATTCCTTGATCTGCCAAAGGAATATCTTCTTCATTTTCTCAGGAGTGAATATATACACATTGACACTGAATTTCAGGTACTGACTTTCATAGTTGAGCTCTCAATAATTTCAGTAATGATTACTATGACAATAAATGGGAAgacaaatttttctaattgaatttctttcctttaaataaataaaaacaaataattacatggtagctttttttttcttcgaaggTCTTCCAAGCAGCCTATAACTGGATAACCCACGACGTCCCTACTCGTCGCTGCTACGTATTCGAAATTCTCAGTCACATAAGATTCCGATTGTGTTCACTCAGTCGTTTAGAGTCCATCATCCTCGATTGCAAAGACGCCAGTCTTATCGTAGCCCTCAGATCAATTCAGAAGGATTTAATATCAAACAAAGGATGCTTGGTGCCCCTCAGGGCACAGCCACGTATCTGTGCCAAGAAAACCATTCTCGTCATTGGTGGATCCAAGAGGGAACATACTGCTGAGAGTTGGGCACGAGATGCTGAGTCTACTTATgaaactattgaaaaatacgatacTTTTACTGGGTGAGCATTGATTTTAATAGGGATGATGGGATAACAGGTGGTAACTGAATCTGTCCCTAGATGGCTTTAGCCCATTTTGGGTGCGATTACGAGGAACAGAATgccgttcttttttttttaaataaattttcacacATGTTAATACGCTTTGATTTATCAAGAGCTCGAAAATTTTCGGTTaataatttgttaataaataaaaaaataaataaataaacacgcTTTTAAGATGAGAGTTTCATAGTCCGCTCTCTCACAAGCGGTCGCAGAGTTACCCGATTAATATATTAAAGgggaaaaatgtatttattttcGAATGGGGTTCTGGTGGATTCGTATATAGGGTCATGAAAGTGTGTGGTAAGCTAGGCCTCCTAGCAGCTTCCCGTAAAAGCTAATTGAGAGGAAAGAACCCCAAATTTTTGCACAGATTAAACTTGAGAGAGACTTTTAATAGTCaaacattttgttttttttacaggGTAAGAgggatattaattattgtcACCTTAAAAATCCAActatcattttaatttattgattcagCGATCCTTGTTTCCTGCATTTTTTCGATATCGCTTGCAGTgtctaaaaattgaattaatcccCCGGCATTTCGGATTAATTACAGACAATGGAGTAAAGTAGCGCCCATAACAATCGGTCGAATCCTCCCAGGTGTTGCCCTGCTGGATGGAAAGGTGTATGTCGTCGGTGGCGAATTAGAATCGTGTATAATAGCTAATGGCGAGTGTTACGACCCCCGAGACAACGTTTGGACATCGATTGCTTGCATGGTGGAGCCCAGATGTGAATTTGGCCTGTGCGCTCTGGATAATCGTCTGTATGCATTCGGTGGATGGGTAGGAGAGGATATTGGAGGTTCCATTGAAACGTACGACCCAATAAATGATAGTTGGACGTTACATGGAGAACTCCCCGAGCCTAGATTCAGCATGGGAGTCGTTGCTTATGAAGGTCAATatgatataataataatatatttatttctcgATGGATGGCCTTCGGCCTTTTACAGATTTGAATTTCAGATTCAATTTTCGaaagcattaaaaaaaataagagtaGAACAGATCAACAcaaatttcgtcatttttcaatttagttGTTATTCAGAAGatcatttcattcatttctttatttgtttatatttaaattattctggATAATCATCTAAACAAATGGGTTCTCTGTATTTTTGGTTTTAGGATTGATTTATATTGTTGGAGGATGCACTCATGATAGTAGGCATAGACAAGATGTCATGAGCTACAATCCAGTGACTGGAGAGTGGAACCACCTTGCATCGATGTTAACCCCTCGCTCACAAATGGGGATTACCATTTTAGATGGTTATATTTACGTTGTGGGAGGAATGAATAAGAACCAAGAGGTTCTGACGTCCGTCGAACGATATTCCTTCGAAAAGGTGAGGATGCATTTCTTTCATAGCATTTACTGTGGTAAAAGAATATCTCGTGGCATTTTTTTCGTATGCAAAAGCATTTTAAAATGCATTCAGATGAGGAAATCATTCCCCCTCTCTCAGAAGAGTGATATCTAATCCATTGACTTCAATTGAATGTCGTCATAAGCCACTTGAAGTCATTAAAATTCTTCCAATCATTCGTACAATCTCTGCAATGTCGTGAGCACGTTCGAGACGCTCCAATCAAAGATTCAATTTGATCACGCGAATCTTGAATGGGTGATTCCCTAACGGTGATGAAATGCCATGAAATTGAGTAAGAATAATGAGATCAGAGAGTTCATCCATAAcattagaattgaaaaataaaaatcagagaAAGAATGCAAGTGATTTGGATAATACGCCGAATTATTAGACAAATGCTCACACTGCAGAGGTCCTAACTATATTCAGTAATGTTTGCCCTGTCTTCTGAGGCTAAAAATTATAAGagcaaaattatagaattaaaTGGTTGGAAATTTGTAAATGCTTCAGAATAAATGGACAGCAGTCGCTCCAATGAACATGGGACGTTCCTATCCCGCAGTGGCAGCTGCTGACGGCCGTCTGTACGTAATCGGTGGTGATCAATcacgtgaaattaatttctatcGTACACAAATTACAatatcaactgtcgagagtTACGATACAAGTACAAACACGTGGAGTGAGTGTGCATCATTACCAACGAGTCGTGGTGAGGCTGCTGCTATCATAGCGCCATTTTGATCtttcagatgaaaatttttatcattttttggtgatttaaatctaaaatattgttaaaattaaatcaaaaaatgacaaaaatcaatggaatttaTTGAGTGTGTAGATTAACTAAACACTTTATGATAAATTGTGATACTCGAgcatattattttctttttttcttttataaatTTACTGTCTTGTTGTATTTATTATATTCTATTCGATGCTTGAATTAGCGTTTCATGAGTTTAATCAGTTATCAAGTGATGAAAGACAGGAGATTACTtgtaaatattcaagaaaatgaTGGCTCTGGAGAAACATCTCAGAAAACTTTTTTTGTGGAGctccaatttttcaacataAAAGGATTCTAATGCTTTTGAAGAATTTGTGTAATTATCGGAATAGGTAGTAAAACCAGGAACGAATTTGGGAAGACTTTTCTTATTGGAAATTTGACTTCACAGGCAAAGCTTTGGGACTTTTTTGGGTAATACCCTACAAGatgaatacaatttttcaatttatctccTATCATTTCGCCATTGCAATATAATTATTTGCGTACTACATTGCCTCCGGATTGATACCTGGGAACTTATCAGTATTTGGGGCCTTTCTTATCAGTAACAGGATTTTTAAGATGTAGGAACAAAATTGCAAAtgttgtttttaaaaattcactttttctTCTGAGAGGGAAAAGATTGAATTTTGCATGTGTGAATTGTTGCTGATTATTGGTCACCCAGACGATGTGCTGGACAATGTTGATCACCAGAATTGAACCTTGAATTGCAATGTTATCAAGACGTCTTGAAATAATTGTGGGGATGATACTGAAAACTCCAAATTTCCGggaatgaagaattttttattgaaatcgcCGATGCCATCAACtgattatcaattttctttgATTAAAATCGTCTCCACGATAATTCCAAGAacataaaaattgtgattgtCACGATGAAACGCAGATAATGGACTCTAAAACTCGGAACACCacgaaataaattgttttgtaTCTTTTTACGATAATCTCCTTTTCCTGGTGTATCACAGGGAAATGATTCATCAATTGTCACCAGGTGACTGCAATATTATCCGTGATTTGTGCAAATGAGTAAACCGGTCATTTTCAGTAATTCAGAAACTGATTTTCAATGCTTCatcattcgacgttatttccTGTGCCATCAGTTCTGAGTAATCCAATGCGAAATAAATTGATGGTTGTCTCTTGGATACAATGCTTAATCGCTCATAATAATTGTCTTTGACATGATGTCTCTATGAAGCTCCGAGGTTATTTAGCTAaaccaaaattaaaaaattgtgtgtGTGTTAAGGTCTAGTCCATTATCTGCCtagttaaataaattcaaaaaattcaaaatcgtTGAcgctttttattattttagggCAAGCTGTTAACAATAAtattgaaagaatttttcattgtgctGATGGGTTTCCAATGATCAATATAATCTTTAATCATATCTTGATGAGCTTAAAAGTTTGTTTTTATTGAAAGATCGAAGTTTGAGCATGAATGTCTGATAAAGATGGTAGTGGAGTGGTGAAATTATCTAGATCCATAATTATCTCCGTCATTTTCATAATTGCAATCACCAAAAATTAGCCAGTAAGCATTGATTTACGGAATGCCTTTCATTAATCttgtaaattttcaatgagacatatttgtttttttttaaacccacCAGCTCGCGACATATTGTTAAAAATACTTGCTATTGCCAATTAGTTTCGGTAATTATTCACTCTGGGATCAATTTCGAGAGGCCTTTACTGCAAACAAGACAATTTTCGACAAAAAAAGCCCTGCGACTTGACCACAATTCTAAATTCACGTTTCACTGAAGAAATTTCATCCCTCCACTATGGAATAATTTGTGAAAGGGCGGAAAAGtcttaaattaatcaattgaaataatttttatcttctttAACGAGAATTCACGGAATTGCACTGAAACAAAacataattgaaatgaaaaaaaagtaatataaaaacgaaaacgccatttttatacaattttaagTGTGAACAAAAGTAATAATGGAATATGACACCAGATAATGAATGCTTTTTATTTGCGGTTAGATTGATTCACACGAACGGAAAATCAttgtaaaaatgttgaaaaaaagaaaactagATATACAGGAATATGGACGTTTTacactaattaataatattaatgaaaatccataactgaaaataattaaaagtcACTGAACTCTgtcgtaaaataaaataataaaataaataaattggagaTTTGAAGCAATATCTGATTTagtgtttattttttactatATTGACCTATTAGTTTGGACAAGTTACTGCAgacgaagaaattttttatcgaagagACGAGACCAACGgttggaaaattctattgaacttttattggaaattctaCTAGTTAACTTCTCGATTTATGTCGGATAGCAGGGGTTCTAAAAATCAAAACTTGGGAATTTTATATCTCTACGTTTCACGACTTCTAGAAACTTTCCATTAAGTTTTTAAAAGGATGCTCCTGCGTGTGTGCGTATGCAGGAAAACGCTTCTCCAATCATTCCGCTTCAATAAACGTTTCAATTCAAATTTGTTTTCTACGGAATTGCTTCACGTTATTTCGACTTGATGAAATATCGAAACCACACGATCTCAGTAGTTTTGTGACTACGCaatggaaaattagaaaaaaaaatatggaaaatgcATTGTCAATTATATTATATGTCATTCAAAACATGTCCCATTTGTTTACGTAGAAATTTCCTAAAATTTCTTGGAAAATTGACACAACGGTATTTTTGTAATCATTCAAATATAGAATTCAATTAGTTTTATGGATTGAaactcattaaaattcaatctaTTATAGTTTGAGTATTATCACTATGTTTTTCAAAATCCTTTTTCATCAATGATTTTAAAAGGTGATTATTGAAAGGGATTAAAATGATTTAAATAAGTCATTCCATCCAAATTATGGAATCTTAATTTGTTATTGACTTAAATAACCTcgtcatatattttttatagtcCAATTACTTTGTCAGGTTTTTCTATTTCAGTTGTTCACAAGTTTTTCACAGTCACGCAATGAGGGGGAGTACAGTGAGCGACAAATAACTCCGTGAAATTTACATCCCCCGGAATGGCAGTTAGCGAAATGAACATTCATCAATTCAATCGactgtttatttttatgttgtGCCGGTCATGCATTGATTCGTCGTGTAATCCCCTCAAATGTCCTGaagagtgaaaatattcattcacgAGTTATATATAGATTATCATCGGCGTTcggtaaatgaaaataaaccgCCAATTATCGACAGTAATATATTATCTTGAATGATCACGACTTATTTTAAACCTTGTACTGTTGGTCAGTTATTTTTAATCCCCGATACGTGCGGTTTATCCACTGAGATATAGAGATTGGTGGTACAATTTTGATTGATGAATGGtagataacaaaaaaattgattgaagtcGGAAACAAAAACTGGTGCTCCGTTGCTCcattattctatttttattaatctaaTCTCGGGATTATGAGAGAAATTGTCGGGAAAGGGGGAAATCCCGGGGCTGGGATAGGCGATAGGATCTTTGTTGATCCAGTGGTTATCTGGGAAATGACGGATTTTCGGAGGAAAATGTCTGGAGCTTTCCTTATGGATTGCGAGACGCTGTCATGCGCTCATGAGAATAAATCTGTCATCCAAAAGATTTTCACGAAAGTCATTATGAAAAACAATTCCAGaggattaataataattagggATGTCAAGAGGTGGACAATAGACGATGGTTCGCATGGATTTTCTCTATTTCCAACGAGGAATTTTTcccaataaatattattttattattgaagtgAATATTGGAAGaatttgaaatggaaaaatgaatatcGGATATCACAGAATGGTTATCTTTACATGAGCGTGCCCTGACCTTGGAAagccaaattttccaagtgataCTCCCAATTTTTGTTATCGAACATTCAATTCGTTTAAAGTGCGGAATTCCCCTCGGATTCACCGCCCAATTGACTGATAATTGCGAAGGGAATTCCCACATTGACAGCTGGAATCAAaaacatacatatatatgtattgtTTTACGTGTCATGTTTTATACTGAAAGTATGTAGCCTTCAATATGCAATTAGcaagtttgaaaattttaaacgATATCTAATTTACATTTCTGGCTATTTTGTTGTTGACAAATTAGTCTGTTGACTACTGGagtgaaaaatgtattttcacctcggcacatattttttataaatgtggTATAATTTATAACAAATTGGATATCATTTGCTATTCGGTGAAACCATAAACTCGGGGttaaaattctataaaatcatttgaaatcgcttggaacaaattattattgaaattatatgtaatcaatttgaaaattatcgaaatcTGTTTGTATTAGTGCATGTATTAGTGACTTATTTtgcaaacaatttaatttagtAGTTGTTATCCGTTTCGGAAAATCTATGACTCAGAGGTAACATAAATGTTCACTTCCTGACGAACGTCAAATAAAGAACATCGACTGATAAACGCaggtaaaaaaatcaaggtcGTTTTTTCATCGATTCTATTAATAAATGTCGAATGTTTGTCCG of Diachasmimorpha longicaudata isolate KC_UGA_2023 chromosome 3, iyDiaLong2, whole genome shotgun sequence contains these proteins:
- the LOC135160669 gene encoding actin-binding protein IPP, translating into MRLKGKNNTKSFQSVYKVLSRICRAVDKGQLNGFMADGGTQPLKSGHSSQAMGFASQPVRQTTEVTSTVYAVGQYAPKVLRNLNAQRLKNQFSDVGLMAGDKIIRAHRSVLAAGSAYFNAMFTGGLVEEQQELVEIHSISPSILSILVDFIYTGNVDITQDNVQELFAAADMLELDEAVAGCIEYLGQQLHYSNALGIYRFAEAHNRLELMETALRFIEVNFPQVSQEEEFLDLPKEYLLHFLRSEYIHIDTEFQVFQAAYNWITHDVPTRRCYVFEILSHIRFRLCSLSRLESIILDCKDASLIVALRSIQKDLISNKGCLVPLRAQPRICAKKTILVIGGSKREHTAESWARDAESTYETIEKYDTFTGQWSKVAPITIGRILPGVALLDGKVYVVGGELESCIIANGECYDPRDNVWTSIACMVEPRCEFGLCALDNRLYAFGGWVGEDIGGSIETYDPINDSWTLHGELPEPRFSMGVVAYEGLIYIVGGCTHDSRHRQDVMSYNPVTGEWNHLASMLTPRSQMGITILDGYIYVVGGMNKNQEVLTSVERYSFEKNKWTAVAPMNMGRSYPAVAAADGRLYVIGGDQSREINFYRTQITISTVESYDTSTNTWSECASLPTSRGEAAAIIAPF